A stretch of DNA from Acidobacteriota bacterium:
TATTCATCAAGCATTGAGCCATCGAGCGTAGGGAGTCAGCATGCTGGGACGCAAGACCGCATCGGTTGTGGGAATCGCTTTAGGAATTGCCTGCGGGATCCTCGTCGCCGGGGCCGCCGGCTGGGCGGCGCCGGTGGAAGCGCAGACCTTGGTGACGCCGGTGGATCCGGCGGGGTGGCTCATCGGGCCCTTCGGCACGCCGCCGCCGACAGACTTTGTCGAAGGGCCGGACGCGCCGCCCTTCGGCGTCGGCAGTTTCGAGACGGAGATCGAGGTGGCGGCTTCGAAGATCATCCTGGGGCGCAACGACTACCACGATCTGCCGCTCTCGGATCTCACGGCGCTTTCCTTCTGGACCTACATCGATCCCGCTGCCACCAACACCAACAATTGGTACATCAACCTCTATCTCGACGCCGACGGTGACGGCACCTATGAGACGCGGCTGGACTATGTGCCGCCGTCGGGGATGGTGATGCAGGGAGTGTGGCAATTCTGGGACGCCTTCCTGGGCACCTACCAGGTGAGCACCGGCGGCACGTCGACGCTGGCGGATTTCCTCGTCGCCAACCCCGACGCCCGCTTCAACGCTTTCAACGACCCCATGGCGCTGGCGGTCCGCTGGAATATGGGCGACACGGCGAGCAACTATGTGGGCTTCCTGGGGAATTTGGACGGTGTGCGCATCGCCCACGCCAGCGTCGGCGACACGACCTGGGATTTCGACCTGGAGCCGGACGCTCCGACGGTGGAGATTCCCACCCTTTCGACGCTGTCACTGGCACTGCTGGCGGGGCTGCTGGCGTTGGCCGCCGCCTTCCTGCTGCGG
This window harbors:
- a CDS encoding IPTL-CTERM sorting domain-containing protein is translated as MLGRKTASVVGIALGIACGILVAGAAGWAAPVEAQTLVTPVDPAGWLIGPFGTPPPTDFVEGPDAPPFGVGSFETEIEVAASKIILGRNDYHDLPLSDLTALSFWTYIDPAATNTNNWYINLYLDADGDGTYETRLDYVPPSGMVMQGVWQFWDAFLGTYQVSTGGTSTLADFLVANPDARFNAFNDPMALAVRWNMGDTASNYVGFLGNLDGVRIAHASVGDTTWDFDLEPDAPTVEIPTLSTLSLALLAGLLALAAAFLLRRRTARQR